From Thermococcus barophilus MP:
TATTGGTTCAAGATCCTTTTTTAAGCGAAGCATGTTCAAAAACTGCTCTGTAAATTCAAAGTTGTGAAAAATTCCGTGGAGATAAGTGCCAAAAACCCCTTTCCCAACAGCTCCTTCGGGCTCAAAAGCCTTAACTCCGTTTATTTTTCGTATTATTGAGAATGGCTTTTTTGCTACAGAGCGCCCCATCCTAATCTCATAACCATCAACATTTAAACCTCTCATAGGCTCCCACATAATTTCAGCCTTTAAATGGTTTGTTCTCTTGGTCTCAGCAAACACCGTTTTAGCTTTCAGCAGACCAATACCCCTAACCTTACCACGTTTCGATTCTATGTTATCAATAATTTTTTCTCCAAGCATCTGAAAGCCACCACAGATTCCTACAACGAATGCTCCATCTTTATGTGCCTCAAGTATGGCATCTTCAATGCCGTTCTCCCTCATCCAGAGCAGGTCTTCAACCGTGTTCTTGCTTCCGGGAATTATGATTAAATCCCCTTCGATTTCCTCTGCTTTTGTTACATAATCAACTCCGTTTGCCCAGTGGAGGGGTTCAAAATCTGTGAAGTTGCTTATATGTGGGAGCTTAATGATTTGAATGTGCAAATCACCCTTGACTTTTGGAAATTCAACAAGAGAATCCTCTTCTGGGAGTTTATGCTCCATATAGGGTATCACTCCTAAAACCTTCTTACCGTATCTTTTCTCAAGATAATCGAAACCAGGTTTTAGCAGAGAGACATCTCCCCTAAATTTGTTGAAGAC
This genomic window contains:
- a CDS encoding cobyric acid synthase translates to MGKALMIQGTSSGAGKSLLTLALCRIFTDMGYDVVPFKSQNMSLNSAPSIEGGEISRAQYLQALACRKKPSINFNPILLKPEGNMRSQIVFMGKPIGSVSAREYMLSKKEELFKKAMQVLDELLEKHDIVVIEGAGSPVEINLKDYDIANMRVAKHANAKVILVTDIDRGGSFASIVGTMELLSKEERELVIGFVFNKFRGDVSLLKPGFDYLEKRYGKKVLGVIPYMEHKLPEEDSLVEFPKVKGDLHIQIIKLPHISNFTDFEPLHWANGVDYVTKAEEIEGDLIIIPGSKNTVEDLLWMRENGIEDAILEAHKDGAFVVGICGGFQMLGEKIIDNIESKRGKVRGIGLLKAKTVFAETKRTNHLKAEIMWEPMRGLNVDGYEIRMGRSVAKKPFSIIRKINGVKAFEPEGAVGKGVFGTYLHGIFHNFEFTEQFLNMLRLKKDLEPITVQKWSIEEEIERFAKIVERNLDISYILDSLGL